Proteins from a genomic interval of Trichoderma breve strain T069 chromosome 2, whole genome shotgun sequence:
- a CDS encoding d-Tyr-tRNA(Tyr) deacylase domain-containing protein, translated as MKAIIQRVLSASVTVEKELVSSIGRGVLVFAAVAPGDTEKEADSLANKVVKMKLWDDEDGGRWKRSVTDIEGEVLCVSQFTLLAKTKKGTKPDFHGAANPEEASRLYHYFVQKVKDMYQVDRVKDGKFQAMMEVALVNDGPVTLELQAGAPVSER; from the exons ATGAAGG CAATAATCCAGCGTGTGCTCTCTGCGTCTGTGACGGTAGAAAAGGAGCTCGTGTCGTCCATTGGCCGAGGCGTGCTCGTGTTTGCCGCGGTTGCGCCAGGCGACACAGAAAAGGAGGCTGATTCACTGGCCAACAAAGTTGTCAAGATGAAACTTTgggacgacgaggatggaggaCGA TGGAAAAGGAGTGTAACAGACATTGAGGGCGAGGTTCTCTGCG TATCTCAGTTTACGCTGCtggcaaagacgaagaagggtACCAAGCCAGATTTCCATGGCGCGGCGAATCCCGAAGAAGCGAGTCGGCTGTATCACTACTTTGTCCAGAAGGTCAAGGACATGTACCAGGTGGATCGAGTCAAGGACGGCAAATTCcaggccatgatggaggttGCCCTTGTTAACGATGGACCG GTTACCTTGGAGCTCCAAGCCGGCGCACCGGTGTCTGAGAGGTAG
- a CDS encoding NOT2 / NOT3 / NOT5 family domain-containing protein: protein MAARKLQQEVDKCFKKVAEGVAEFEAIYEKIEQSNNPAQKEKLEDNLKREIKKLQRLRDQIKTWAASNDIKDKAPLLEHRKLIETQMEKFKAVEKAMKTKAYSKVGLEAAAKLDPKEQAKVEACEFLSNMVDELELQIETLEAENESIQATLKKGKNKTAQENRMAEIDQIIERHKWHQGKLELIRRTLENGGIDTDQVEGLKEQISYYVSDGMNEDYIDDEEIYDELDLEEEEGVFGMGQDTEKNSSQDTQSIQDDVHDLEPPPKAKKAVKDTDSVASSTRGKSASKSPLPALATLHTPLSTIGNGGSGSPAMKPASIPTRPAGEGLKYASAAAAAAASDKNNVGIAPLPPPPGFNMGISPLPPAQSRTSATNSPAVSFVQPVQAPTPQSSEPKQPAPVAAPVPAPAPVANENAEPPSTKPTKKSKASGKQPATSEASQSESSTAPHTNGSTNGVKSITEEREEESIYHLPASLQDLVDSYETARKRPYQPLSQSTLSLMKSSQLSYPSAFEADIPRTYRPDLPVPQTGSGFPTQPLPIFDDPRLYSRIDPDTLFYVFYYKQGTAQQYLAAKALKDQSWRFHKQYQTWFQRHEEPKNITEEFEQGTYRFFDYESTWMNRRKADFKFAYKFLEDDI from the exons ATGGCGGCGAGGAAACTACAACAAGAAGTCGACAAGTGCTTCAAAAAGGTGGCGGAAGGCGTTGCCGAGTTCGAGGCCATTTACGAAAAGATTGAGCAGTCAAATAACCCGGCccagaaggagaagctggaagaCAACCTCAAGCGCGAAatcaagaagctgcaaagACTGCGCGACCAGATCAAAACATGGGCCGCCAGCAACGacatcaaggacaaggctCCCTTATTGGAGCACCGCAAACTGATTGAGACT CAAATGGAAAAGTTCAAGGCCGTGGAGAAGGCCATGAAGACGAAGGCATACTCCAAAGTGGGCCTCGAGGCCGCCGCGAAATTGGATCCCAAAGAACAGGCCAAAGTCGAGGCATGCGAGTTTTTGAGCAACATGGTTGATGAGCTGGAGCTACAGATCGAGACGTTAGAGGCCGAGAACGAATCCATACAAGCCACCCTGAAAAAGGGCAAGAACAAGACCGCCCAAGAGAACCGCATGGCCGAGATCGACCAGATCATCGAACGACACAAGTGGCATCAaggcaagctggagctgatccGAAGAACGCTGGAGAACGGAGGCATCGACACCGATCAGGTCGAAGGCTTGAAAGAGCAAATCAGTTACTATGTGTCCGACGGTATGAACGAAGACTacattgacgacgaggaaatcTACGACGAGCTGGacctggaagaagaggaaggcgTCTTTGGCATGGGCCAGGACACGGAGAAGAACTCATCCCAAGACACCCAGTCCATACAAGACGACGTCCACGATCTCGAACCGCCGCCTAAAGCGAAGAAGGCCGTCAAGGATACCGACTCCGTGGCGTCGTCAACGCGGGGGAAATCGGCATCCAAGTCCCCCTTACCGGCACTGGCGACACTGCATACACCGTTATCAACGATAGGGAATGGGGGGAGCGGTAGCCCTGCCATGAAGCCTGCTTCCATCCCCACAAGGCCGGCAGGGGAGGGGCTCAAGTATGCATCTGCCGCGGCCGCAGCGGCGGCCAGCGATAAGAACAACGTTGGCATTGCTCCtctgccaccaccacctggCTTCAACATGGGCATCTCGCCGCTGCCCCCCGCGCAGTCGAGGACGAGCGCAACCAACTCCCCTGCCGTCTCGTTTGTGCAGCCCGTTCAGGCTCCGACGCCACAATCCTCCGAACCCAAGCAGCCCGCGCCTGTGGCTGCACCGGTCCCGGCACCCGCACCCGTGGCCAACGAGAATGCCGAGCCTCCAAGTACGAAGCCGACGAAGAAATCAAAGGCATCAGGAAAGCAACCGGCTACCTCGGAGGCATCGCAATCGGAGTCTAGTACCG CCCCTCATACCAACGGATCCACAAACGGTGTCAAGTCTATTACGGAAGAGCGTGAAGAGGAGTCCATCTACCACCTACCTGCATCTTTACAAGACCTCGTTGATTCGTATGAGACGGCACGAAAACGGCCGTATCAGCCTCTATCGCAGTCCACTCTGAGTCTTATGAAGTCGAGTCAACTCAGCTATCCAAGTGCCTTCGAAGCCGACATCCCGAGGACGTATCGCCCTGACCTACCTGTGCCGCAAACTGGATCCGGATTCCCCACACAGCCATTGCCCATATTCGATGACCCCCGGCTTTACTCGAGGATAGATCCCGACACGCTGTTCTACGTATTCTATTACAAGCAAGGAACAGCACAGCAATACTTGGCTGCAAAGGCGCTGAAAGACCAGAGCTGGCGGTTCCATAAGCAATACCAGACATGGTTCCAGCGACACGAGGAGCCCAAGAACATCACCGAAGAGTTCGAGCAGGGCACATACCGGTTCTTTGATTACGAGAGCACTTG GATGAACCGAAGAAAGGCAGACTTCAAGTTTGCCTACAAATTTCTCGAGGATGACATTTAG